The Paraburkholderia caffeinilytica genome segment GCGCTCGAACTCGAGAAAACCGGTTGCCTTGCCCATGTGGTTCTCTTCTCTATCTGTATCAGGTGAGGTGATCTACACCCGCCGCGTCGAAATTTCGATAGTCGAGCGCGGCGGGTACGGCTAAGTGTGACGTCTCTGCGGGTCGAACCGCTGGCGGGCCACGGGCGGATTAGGCGGCGAGCACTTCCTTGTTCGCCTTCTTCGCGGCCATCTCGCCCAGTGCGCGCTTGTATTCGGTCGGGAACACCTTCACGAATTGACGGCGCGACGCATCCCAGTTTTCGAGCAGCGCCTTTGCACGCGGCGAACCCGTGAACTGGAAGTGACGTTCGATGAGACCCTTGAGCAGGGCTTCATCGGTCGTGCCGCTGTGCCACAAGCCCTTGTCGACCGTGCGTTCCTGTTCGGCCTGTTGCAGAACCGGATCGAGCGCGACCATCGACTTGTTGCACTTGCCCGCGAACGTGCCGTCCGGGTCGTACACGTAAGCGATACCGCCCGACATGCCGGCCGCGAAGTTGCGGCCCGTTTCGCCGAGCACGATCACCGTGCCGCCCGTCATGTATTCGCAACCGTGGTCGCCCGTGCCTTCGACAACCGCCGTCGCACCGGAGTTACGCACGCAGAAACGCTCGCCGGCCACGCCGCGGAAGAACGACTCGCCTTCAATCGCGCCGTACATCACCGTGTTGCCGCAGATGATGTTTTCTTCCGACTTGCCGCGGAAATCGTTCGTAGGACGGATGATGATGCGGCCGCCCGACAGGCCCTTGCCGACGTAGTCGTTGCCGTCGCCGACCAGATCCAGCGTGATGCCCTTGGCGAGGAACGCGCCGAAGCTCTGACCCGCGGTGCCCTTCAACTGGATATGGATCGCGTCGTCGGGCAAGCCGTCGTGGCCATACTTCTTGGCGATCGTTCCGGACAGCATCGCGCCGACCGTACGGTTCACGTTACGCACCGGCTGGATGAACGAGACGTGCTCGCCCTTGTCGATTGCAGCCTTCGCCTTCTCGATCAGCGTGTGGTCAAGCGCCTTGTCGAGACCGTGATCCTGCACGTCGACATGCTTGCGCGCCACTTCCGCCGACACCTGCGGCAGATAGAACACGCGCGAGAAGTCGAGACCCTTCGCCTTCCAGTGCTCGATGCCCTTCTTCATGTCGAGCAGCTCGGCATGGCCGATCAGATCGTCGAACTTGCGGATACCGAGTTGCGCCATGATTTCGCGCGCTTCTTCCGCAACGAAGAAGAAGAAGTTCACGACGTGTTCCGGCTGGCCCTGGAACTTCGCGCGCAGCACCGGATCTTGCGTCGCGACGCCGACCGGGCAGGTGTTCAGGTGACACTTGCGCATCATGATGCAGCCTTCGACGACGAGCGGCGCCGTCGCGAAGCCGAATTCGTCCGCGCCGAGCAGCGCGCCGATCACCACGTCGCGGCCGGTCTTCATCTGACCGTCGGCCTGCACGCGGATACGGCCGCGCAACTGGTTCAGCACCAGCGTCTGCTGCGTTTCGGCCAGACCGAGTTCCCACGGCGTGCCGGCATGCTTCACGGACGACAGCGGCGATGCGCCCGTACCGCCGTCATGGCCGGCGATCACGACGTGATCGGCCTTCGCCTTGGCGACACCCGCAGCCACCGTACCCACGCCCGATTCCGACACCAGCTTGACCGACACGCTGGCCGCCGAGTTGGCGTTCTTCAGGTCGTGAATCAGCTGCGCCAGATCTTCGATCGAGTAGATGTCGTGGTGCGGCGGCGGCGAGATCAGGCCGACACCCGGCACCGAGTAACGCAGCTTGCCGATGTATTCCGACACCTTGTGGCCCGGCAGCTGACCGCCTTCGCCCGGCTTAGCACCTTGCGCCATCTTGATCTGGATCTGATCGGCCGAGGCGAGGTATTCCGCCGTCACGCCGAAACGGCCCGACGCCACCTGCTTGATCTTCGAGCGCAGCGAATCGCCTTCTTTCAGCGGAATATCGACGATCACTTCGTCGCCGATCACGGACTTCATGGTGTCGCCGTTCTTGATCGGAATGCCGCGCAGTTCGTTGCGATAACGGTTCACGTCCTCGCCGCCTTCGCCGGTGTTCGACTTGCCGCCGATGCGGTTCATCGCGACAGCCAGCGTGGCGTGGGCTTCGGTCGAGATCGAGCCCAGCGACATGGCGCCGGTGGCGAAACGCTTGACGATTTCCTTCGCCGATTCCACTTCGTCGAGCGGGATCGCCTTGGTCGGATCGAACTTGAATTCGAACAGGCCGCGGAACGTCATGTGGCGCCTGGTCTGGTCATTGATCAGATGCGCGTATTCCTTGTACGTCTGGTACGAGTTGCTGCGCGCCGAGTGTTGCAGCTTGGCGATCGCATCCGGCGTCCACATATGTTCTTCGCCGCGCACGCGATAGGCGTACTCGCCGCCCGCATCGAGCATGGTCGCGAGCACCGGGTTGTCGCCGAACGCATCGCGATGCAGACGGATCGCTTCTTCCGCGACGTCGAACAGGCCGATGCCGCCGACCTTCGACGACGTGCCCTTGAAGTACTTCGACACCAGGTCTTCAGCAAGGCCGACCGCTTCGAAAATCTGCGCGCCGGTGTACGACATGTAGGTCGAAATGCCCATCTTCGACATGACCTTCTGCAGGCCCTTGCCGACTGCCTTGGTGAAGTTGTACACCGCCTTTTCCGCCGACAGGTCGCCCTTCAGACCCGCTGCGAGCTGGCCGAGCGTTTCCATCGCGAGGTACGGGTGCACGGCTTCCGCGCCGTAGCCCGCGAGCAACGCGAAGTGGTGCGTTTCACGCGCCGAGCCGGTTTCCACGACGAGACCCGCGCTCGTGCGCAGACCATGCTGAACGAGGTGCGTGTGGATCGCGGCGGTGGCGAGCAACGCCGGAATCGCGACGTTGTCGCGGTCGGTCTTGCGGTCCGACACGATCAGCATGTTGTAGCCGGACTTGACCGCATCCACGGCTTCCGCGCACAGCGAGGCCAGACGCGCTTCAATACCTTCCTTGCCCCAGGCCACCGGATAGCAGATGTTCAGTTCGTACGAGCTGAACTTGCCGCCCGTGTACTGATCGATCGCGCGGATCTTGGCGATGTCCTTGAAGTCGAGCACCGGCTGCGACACTTCGAGACGCATCGGCGGGTTGATGTTGTTCGTGTCCAGCAGGTTCGGCTTCGGACCGACGAACGACACCAGCGACATCACCATGTTTTCACGGATCGGGTCGATCGGCGGGTTCGTGACTTGCGCGAACAACTGCTTGAAGTAGTGATAGAGCGTCTTGTTCTTGTTGGACATGACGGCCAGCGGCGAGTCGTTGCCCATCGAGCCGACGGCCTCTTCACCCGCTTGCGCCATCGGCGCCATCAGGAACTTGAGGTCTTCCTGCGTGTAGCCGAACGCCTGCTGGCGATCCAGCAAGGCAGCGGCTTCGCGGCGTTCCGTCACGACGTCTTCGGCCTTCGGCTCGATTTCGTCGAGCTTGATCCGGACCGCATCGATCCAGCTCTTGTACGGCTTGGCGTTCGCGAGGTTGTCCTTCAATTCCTTGTCGTCGATGATGCGGCCGTGTTCCATGTCGATCAGGAACATCTTGCCCGGCTGCAGACGCCACTTCTTGACGATCTTCGACTCGGGAATCGGCAGTGTGCCCGCTTCCGACGCCATGATGACGAGGTCGTCGTCCGTGACGATGTAGCGCGCCGGACGCAGACCGTTACGGTCGAGCGTCGCGCCGATCTGACGGCCATCTGTGAAGGCGATCGCGGCGGGGCCGTCCCACGGCTCCATCATCGCGGCGTGATATTCGTAGAACGCGCGGCGGTTGTCGTCCATCAGCGTGTGCTGTTCCCACGCTTCCGGGATCATCATCATCACGGCGTGGACGAGCGGGTAGCCGGCCATCACCAGCAGTTCGAGACAGTTGTCGAACGATGCCGTGTCGGATTGGCCCGGGTAGATCAGCGGCCACAGCTTCGGCAGATCGTCGCCGAGCACGTGCGACGCGATCGCGCCGGTACGGGCGTTCAGCCAGTTGACGTTGCCTTTCACCGTGTTGATCTCGCCGTTGTGGGCGATCATGCGGTACGGGTGAGCCAGTTCCCAAGCCGGGAACGTGTTGGTCGAGAAGCGCTGGTGCACCAGCGCCAGCGCCGACACCGTGCGCTCGTCCTGCAGGTCGCGGTAGTACACCCCAACCTGGCCGGCCAGCAGCAGGCCCTTGTAGACGACCGTGCGCGCCGAGCACGACGGCACGAAGTATTCCTTGCCGTGCTGGAGCTTGAGCGCCTGGATGCGGTGGCTCGCGGTCTTGCGGATCACGTACAGCTTCCGCTCGAGCGCGTCCGTCACCATGATGTCCTTGCCGCGGCCGATGAAAATCTGGCGGATCAGCGGCTCGCTCGCCTTGACGGTAGGCGAAATCGGCATGGTGTGGTCGACCGGCACGTCGCGCCAGCCCAGCACGACCTGGCCTTCGGCCTTCACCGTGCGCTCCAGTTCCTGTTCGCAGGCGAGACGCGACGCGTGCTCCTTCGGCAGGAACACCATGCCGACGCCATATTCGCCGTGCGGCGGCAACACCACGCCCTGCCTGGCCATTTCCTCACGATAGAAACCGTCCGGGATCTGGATCAGGATGCCCGCGCCGTCGCCCATCAGCGGATCGGCGCCGACGGCGCCCCGGTGGTCGAGGTTTTCGAGAATCTTCAGGCCTTGCTCGATGATCTCGTGGCTTTTCTTGCCCTTGATATGAGCAACGAAGCCGACGCCGCAGGCGTCATGTTCATTTTGCGGGTCGTACAGACCTTGCGCGGCGGGAACCGGGTGAGTCGGTTGCTGGTGGTCGTTCATGGGGACACCGTCTGTGAGGGGCCGGACAGGCCGTTAAAACCGTTTTTCTATTGCCGCAGTGCGCACCGCAACCGCGTCGGCGACTCGGTACGCTCGAATGCTGCGCGTGCCAAAAAGTGCCGGAATTCGGAATATACGCGACGAATCAATGGAATAGCAAATAAAACGTGATGGTCGATCCCCAATTATCAAATTGGTGCATTGCGGCTATTTTTTATTGGTTCCACATCAAAAAGGTGCAAAAGAAAACGGCATGCGAAGATGCCGTTCCGGGTGCAGCCCTTTGATATGAAACGCTTTATTGCGTTTGCGGCGTTTCGCGCACCTTGCGTGGCCGGCCGCGCGGCAGCGGTGAAACGCGCCGGTTGGCGGCCCGTGCCGCCCATTCACGGTAGGTGTCGCTGCCCAAAACCCAGCCTTTCAAGGTGGCCTGCTGAAGCTGGCTGGCTTCGCGTTCGTCGAGCGGCTGCTCGCACAACTCCCGGTAAGCGCGCTGTCGCTCGAACGGCGTGTTGCCGAGCGACCAGTACAACGGGTGATCGGTAATCAGGCTATCGAGCGTGAGGCCGATGTGATGACGGTAGCTCGACCAGCGGTAGTCTTCCGGCACGCTCACGAGCCCGGCGCGCACCGGACACATCTCGACGACCCGGCTCGCGAGCAGGAAGTAACGCTCGCCTTCGATCACCGTGGCACGGTAGCGCCCCTCCCACAAGGTGCCGCGGCGTGCGTAACGCCGGTTGAAGTGCGCAACGTAGCGGCGTCCCACCGCCTGCATCGCCTTCGGCAGGCTCGACTCTTCAGTCGGCGTGACGAGCAGTTGCACAGCGCCGGGCATCAGCGCATACGCGTGGATGGACAAGTGATGGTCGCGTGAAGCCGCTTTCAGACAGTCGATGAAAAGCTCGTAGTCCTGGTCGTCAACGAATGCGGGCTGCTGATCGAGTCCGCGGAGGATGACGTGCTGCGGCTGGTCAGGGACATAGAGACGTGCAAGCCGTGCCATGCTGGAGTATCCAATAGTCGCGTTGGTACATACCCGAAGGTCCGAAGAACCGCGTACGCCC includes the following:
- a CDS encoding glutamate synthase-related protein, which encodes MNDHQQPTHPVPAAQGLYDPQNEHDACGVGFVAHIKGKKSHEIIEQGLKILENLDHRGAVGADPLMGDGAGILIQIPDGFYREEMARQGVVLPPHGEYGVGMVFLPKEHASRLACEQELERTVKAEGQVVLGWRDVPVDHTMPISPTVKASEPLIRQIFIGRGKDIMVTDALERKLYVIRKTASHRIQALKLQHGKEYFVPSCSARTVVYKGLLLAGQVGVYYRDLQDERTVSALALVHQRFSTNTFPAWELAHPYRMIAHNGEINTVKGNVNWLNARTGAIASHVLGDDLPKLWPLIYPGQSDTASFDNCLELLVMAGYPLVHAVMMMIPEAWEQHTLMDDNRRAFYEYHAAMMEPWDGPAAIAFTDGRQIGATLDRNGLRPARYIVTDDDLVIMASEAGTLPIPESKIVKKWRLQPGKMFLIDMEHGRIIDDKELKDNLANAKPYKSWIDAVRIKLDEIEPKAEDVVTERREAAALLDRQQAFGYTQEDLKFLMAPMAQAGEEAVGSMGNDSPLAVMSNKNKTLYHYFKQLFAQVTNPPIDPIRENMVMSLVSFVGPKPNLLDTNNINPPMRLEVSQPVLDFKDIAKIRAIDQYTGGKFSSYELNICYPVAWGKEGIEARLASLCAEAVDAVKSGYNMLIVSDRKTDRDNVAIPALLATAAIHTHLVQHGLRTSAGLVVETGSARETHHFALLAGYGAEAVHPYLAMETLGQLAAGLKGDLSAEKAVYNFTKAVGKGLQKVMSKMGISTYMSYTGAQIFEAVGLAEDLVSKYFKGTSSKVGGIGLFDVAEEAIRLHRDAFGDNPVLATMLDAGGEYAYRVRGEEHMWTPDAIAKLQHSARSNSYQTYKEYAHLINDQTRRHMTFRGLFEFKFDPTKAIPLDEVESAKEIVKRFATGAMSLGSISTEAHATLAVAMNRIGGKSNTGEGGEDVNRYRNELRGIPIKNGDTMKSVIGDEVIVDIPLKEGDSLRSKIKQVASGRFGVTAEYLASADQIQIKMAQGAKPGEGGQLPGHKVSEYIGKLRYSVPGVGLISPPPHHDIYSIEDLAQLIHDLKNANSAASVSVKLVSESGVGTVAAGVAKAKADHVVIAGHDGGTGASPLSSVKHAGTPWELGLAETQQTLVLNQLRGRIRVQADGQMKTGRDVVIGALLGADEFGFATAPLVVEGCIMMRKCHLNTCPVGVATQDPVLRAKFQGQPEHVVNFFFFVAEEAREIMAQLGIRKFDDLIGHAELLDMKKGIEHWKAKGLDFSRVFYLPQVSAEVARKHVDVQDHGLDKALDHTLIEKAKAAIDKGEHVSFIQPVRNVNRTVGAMLSGTIAKKYGHDGLPDDAIHIQLKGTAGQSFGAFLAKGITLDLVGDGNDYVGKGLSGGRIIIRPTNDFRGKSEENIICGNTVMYGAIEGESFFRGVAGERFCVRNSGATAVVEGTGDHGCEYMTGGTVIVLGETGRNFAAGMSGGIAYVYDPDGTFAGKCNKSMVALDPVLQQAEQERTVDKGLWHSGTTDEALLKGLIERHFQFTGSPRAKALLENWDASRRQFVKVFPTEYKRALGEMAAKKANKEVLAA
- a CDS encoding transposase, with the translated sequence MARLARLYVPDQPQHVILRGLDQQPAFVDDQDYELFIDCLKAASRDHHLSIHAYALMPGAVQLLVTPTEESSLPKAMQAVGRRYVAHFNRRYARRGTLWEGRYRATVIEGERYFLLASRVVEMCPVRAGLVSVPEDYRWSSYRHHIGLTLDSLITDHPLYWSLGNTPFERQRAYRELCEQPLDEREASQLQQATLKGWVLGSDTYREWAARAANRRVSPLPRGRPRKVRETPQTQ